The nucleotide sequence AGTGAGTGATTTTAAATTAATGTTTTTTATCTCAATTTCTTGATTTTGAATGAACTGGTTTTCCTTGAAATCAAGTAATTGTTCTTTTTCATCGATAAACAAGGCTGTAGAATTTTCATTAATTTTAACTAAGCCAATAAGTTTTAATTTCTCAAATTCAGTAAGTAAATTGAGAGAGTTTTTATGCTCGAAAGTCTTGCAAGCGGTTAAATTTTCCGAATTTTTTGCAATTTCAGGTAGAACTTCAAGGGTATTCTGTTCATTTTTCATCTGAGGCTGTTCACCAAAAAATGGATCGACAGCCGTAGCGTTAAAACTAATGAATAAAAAAGAGAAAAAATAGTTACGCATATTATTCCTTATTGGCTAAAACCACTAATGTAGCCGTAAGTTCTACTTTTCTATCTTCAGTAGATTTAGTTAGAGTAAGTAAGTGATATTTTAAATAGCCAATTTGGTTAAGATCGTTAATAAAATTAAACAATGAATGGCTATCAGCAGTTATTTTTAATTCAATGCTTTTACCTTGATCTAAATTCCAATTTAGATTATCAATATTAAGATGATGTTTCTGAGCTATTTTTTGTATTGTAGTATTAATATTTGTTAAGTTATTTTCTGTTTTTTTAGATTTAACCTTATCAAATAATTGGTTGTATAAATTTTTCTGATGAGTAAGGTTTACATTTTGATTGCCTATCTTTTCTAAGAACTGATTAATATCTAAGTGAATTTTGATTATATAAAGTATAGGTAAAAGAATAAGAGTGAAGAACATAAAAGCTTGTATTGTTTTTTGGTTTTTTCTAATGAAATTAACTACTTTGAAGATAGTGCTATTCGGATTTAAATATAAATTTTCTAGCTTATTTTTAATTAAAATCACCTTAGTTTCCTTTATGTTTTATGTTGAATGTAAAAGATATTTCATTTTTATGATTAACACTTACTTGCTCTGTTTTGGTCTCAATAAATTCTTTTTGATATAAATATTGCTCTAGCTTTTTGAAATCTTCCTCTATACTTAAATTACCCCCTATTCTTAAATAAAGATCTTTTTCTTGATATAACTGTATTACATCGATCCCTCCATTTTTTAAAGGGATATGCTGAATTATTGTAAATAGCTGTTCGACTTTCTGATTTTCAGCAAAAGGTAAAATAATGTTATTGTTATTTTTAAGGTGTGAAATTTTGTTTTCAAAATCAACAGTATCTGCTTGTAGTTTCTCTAATTGCTGTGTAAGAGATTCAATTTCATTCTTTTTCTGAACACTATAAAAGAGCAAACATAAGCTGATAAGGCTGATTAATAAAAATGTATAAGCGATATTTTTGATGCTTTTATAGTGAGTAAATACCCATTTACTTTTTCTATTTCCGCTTAAATCAATGCCTTGCCATTCCATAAACTTGCTCCAAGTGCGAGATAATAAAGTTGCTTTGATTCATCCGATTGCATATCGGTATCGGTAATTAAAATATCAGATAAATAAATACAATTCTTAGGTTCAACCAGAGGAAATAGTAGTTCGCTTTCTGTAAATTGAACTGTTTTTTGCTTAAAAGAAAAACAGGGAAAGTTATTATCAAGTTGAGGATTTAAATGAAAAATACCTCGAATATAACAATGCAGTTCGCAATCTAAAATGCTGTTAAATTGATTTAAACTTTCTGCATAGTGTTTATTTAATGCATAAATTGTTATTTTATCGAGATTGTTATTACTGCTTGGCAATCGCTGATACTCAAAATTGAGTAATTCAATTGCAAGTGGTTGCTCATTTTTTAAAATTTGGATAACTTGCCTATGTAATTGGATTTCATCAAGTTTTTTAGAGATAAAAATAGTTTTTCGCCAGATATATTGGTAAGGAATGGTGCGAACGAGGGTAAAAGGTTCATTTACCGTTTCTGCTGCGATGATTTTTTGAATAGCTATCTCTAATCCTTCACTCTTTTGCTGCCAAAAAGTACTGAATTTTTCAGCTTGATTTTTGACTAAGCAATAATATTGTTCATTTTCACTTAAGCCTAAAACTGTAGGCGAGACAGGCTTTTTTACTGGTGGTTTAAGTAGTTTCATAATGAGTTCAATAAGTAAAATTTATAGCAATTTAGTTAGGTTAAATGGGCGTTTTCGCTTATACTTAGCAACTTAATATTGGCTTTAAATTTATATTTCGTCATTAACCAAAAGAGATTTTTTCGATGCGGATCGCAAAAATAATATTTAGTGCTTTACTTTCACTGTTAATTTTAGGTGGGGTAATCGGTGGTTTACTTTATATGCATATCAAGTCTGACTTACCTGATGTTGCAACACTTAAAAATGTTGAGTTACAACAACCAATGCAGATTTTTACTTTAGATGGTAAATTAATTGGTGAAGTGGGCGAAGAACGCCGTATTCCGGTTAAACTTGAGGATGTTCCTCCAATGTTGATAAAAGCAATTTTAGCAACAGAAGATGCTCGTTTCTATGAACATAAAGGGATTGACCCTAAAGGGATTATGCGTGCATTGTGGCGTACCAGTCAGGGCGATACACAAGGGGCAAGTACCATTACTCAACAGTTAGCAAAAAACTTTTTCTTAACGCCTGAGCGTAGTATTGAGCGTAAAGCAAAAGAAGCTATTTTGGCATTAGAAATCGAACAAGTTTTGACGAAAAATGAAATTTTAGAACTTTATTTGAACAAAATTTATTTAGGGTATCGCTCGCATGGTGTAGCAGCAGCGGCTAAAACCTATTTTAATAAAGCGTTAAAAGATCTCACGCTTTCGGAAATTGCAATTATTGCAGGGCTTCCAAAAGCACCATCAACAATGAACCCACTTTATTCGGTAAAACGTGCAGAAGATCGTCGTAATGTAGTTTTGGGTAGAATGCTTGAAACTAAAGATATTACTCAACAACAGTACGAAAAAGCGAAAGCTGAGCCAATTGTAGCAAATTACTATGGTGCAGCATTAGAGTTTCGTGCTGATTATGTTACAGAGATGGTTCGCCAAGAAATTGTAAAACGTTATGGTGAAAACATTGCTTATAACAAAGGTTTAAAAGTCTATGCAACCGTACTTTCTGCAGACCAAAAAGCTGCACAAGATGCATTGCGTGAAAATTTGATTGATTATGATCGCAGACGTGGTTGGCGTGGAGCTGAAAAATTATGGGCAGGAAATGATGCTTGGGATGATGAAAAAATTATCGACCATTTAAGTAAATTACCAAAATCTGATCCCTTTACCCCTGCTGTGGTTATGCAAACAGATAAATCAAAATATACGCTTTTATTAGCAAATGGGGAGCCTGCAACATTAAAACGTGTTAATGCGTCTTTTGCGCCTAAAGGGTTAAAGGTTGGAGAACAGATTTGGGTTAGACTAAATAAAGCCAAGGAGTGGACTTTAGGGCAAGTGCCTGAAGTTAATTCAGCGTTAGTGTCAATTAATAGTGAAAATGGGGCTATTGAAGCTATTGTGGGTGGTTTTAGCTTTGAACAGAGCCGCTTTAACCGTGCGACTCAATCTTTAGTACAAGTAGGTTCGGCGATTAAGCCTTTTATTTATGCCGCAGCTATGAATAAGGGATTAAGCCTTTCTACCACCATTAGTGATGGCCCAATTGTGATTAAAAAGAAAGGGCAAAAAGAGTGGCGACCTAAAAATGCGGACGGTGTTTATGGCGGTCCAACGCGTGCAAGGGTGGCATTAGGTAAATCCAGAAATATGGTCGCAATTCGTGTATTGCAAATGGCGGGCATCGATTATACTGCTGATTATTTACAACGTTTTGGCTTTAATCGTAACCAGTATATCGCCACAGAGTCACTTGCGTTAGGAGCGGCTTCATTCACTCCGCTTGAAATGGCTCGAGCATATGCGGTATTTAATAATGGTGGTTATTTAATTGAACCTTATATTATTGACCGAATTATTGATGCCCAAGGCTATGAGCTGTATCAAGCAAATCCTGTAGTATCTTGTTCAGTGTGCGATAATCCTGTGATTTATCCTGAGCCGAAATATTTTGACTCAGTAAAAATTCATGATGAAACTCAAGTAGCGACAGCTCCAGTTACTCAGAATAGTATTGAGGAAGAAGTAGTGGAGGATATCGTAGAATCAGAGCCAGAATTACAAGCTGAAAATAGTGAGAAAAATGCTCCTAGCCTGATGGCAGAGTCTTCTCATCATGTTAAGGGACTACGTTATGCTCCTCATGTGATAAGTAATGAATTAGCATTCTTAATGCGTAGTGCATTAGCTACTGCTGTGACTGGTGAGCCAGAATATGGTTGGCGCGGCACAAGTTACCGAATGCTTAATACAATTAAGCGGGCTGATGTGGGCGGTAAAACAGGTACAACAAATAATTCTAAAGCAACATGGTATGCTGGTTTTGGTGCTGATATTGCGACAGTAGTTTATGTTGGTTTCGATGATAACAAACGTGAACTTGGTAAAGGTGCTTCAGGTTCAGTAACAGCGTTACCAGCTTGGGTGAATTATATGAAAGTAGCCCTTGCTGATAAACCTGTGCAAAAAGATGTTGTGCCAGGCAACATTGTTGAAGTGAAAATTGATCCAAATAGTGGTTTCTTAGGTAATGGACGTAAAGAGTTCTTTATTAAAGGAACAGAACCAACAAAACGATACGTGGTTGAAAGAGGTTATACTGAGAAATCGCCAACACAAACTGTTCCTGCTCGATTAGGACTTCCACCACCAGGTGTGTTGCAAAGTGGGGAATTATTCTAAAAATTGCAAGGAATATGTTCTTAAAAGTTGATAAATAGGGATATTTTTTGCGATAATAACGATCAATTTTATTTTGGGCGATTTGTGAGTTATTTATATACCTTTAGTCAATAAACCGATTTTATTGCAATTTTTATAAGAAATCAGACCGCTTGTATGACAAGCGGTCGTTTTTTCTTTTAATTTCACAAATCAGATGTTTATAAATTTTAATAATAGAAGAAGAAATAATGGCTGAAAAACGTAATATCTTTCTAATTGGGCCTATGGGAGCAGGAAAAAGCACTATTGGTCGACAACTTGCTCAAACATTAGGTATGGAATTTTTAGATTCTGACAGTGTAATTGAAGAAAGAGCTGGTGCGGATATTGATTGGATCTTTGATGTTGAAGGTGAAGCAGGTTTTCGCAAGCGTGAAGAACGTATCTTGAACGAATTAACACAGAATCACGGTATTGTGCTTTCAACAGGTGGGGGATCTATTTTATCGAAAGATAACCGCAATGTATTATCAGCTCGTGGCATTGTAATTTACTTAGAAACAACGGTTGATAAGCAATTTGAGCGTACGCAGCGTGATAAAAAACGTCCTTTATTGCAAACAGAAGATCCACGCAAAGTATTGGAAGAACTTGCAAAAATTCGTAATCCACTTTATGAAGAAATTGCAGATATTACTATCCACACTGATGAGCAAAGTGCAAAAGTAGTTGCAAATCAAATCATTGATATGATGGATAATTTAGTCGCATAGGAAACCCTAATTAAGCCCTATATAAGCTAAGGAGCGAGAAATGTTACAGGTTAATGTGGAATTAAAAGAACGCCGCTACCCAATTATTATTGGAGAGGGAATACTTGCTCAGGCAGCAAGTTATTCGCCGTTAAAAGCAGGCGATAAAGTGATGATTGTTTCCAACCCAACTGTTGCTTTTCATTATCTCGAAACTGTTACTTGCACTTTAACTAAATTAGGCTGCCAAGTAGATTCGGTGCTAATTCCTGATGGTGAAGAACATAAAAACTTGGATTCATTAAACCTGATTTTTACGGCGTTGTTAGATAAAAATCATAATCGTGATAGCACTTTAATTGCTTTAGGCGGTGGTGTCATTGGCGATGTAGCAGGATATGCTGCAGCTTCTTATCAACGTGGTATTCGTTTTATCCAAATTCCAACTACGTTATTAGCACAGGTGGACTCTTCTGTTGGCGGAAAAACTGCAGTTAATCATCCACTTGGCAAAAATATGATTGGCGCTTTCTATCAGCCTGTTTCGGTTATTGTCGATACCAACACGCTTTCTACTTTACCAAAAAGAGAAGTGAGTGCGGGTTTGGCAGAAGTCATCAAATATGGGGCAATTTTTGATATTGCGTTTTTTGAATGGCTAGAGAGCCACATTGATGACTTAGTAAGTTTAAAACAAGATGAGTTAGAATATTGCATTCAGCGTTGTTGCCAATTAAAAGCGGATGTTGTTGCTCGTGATGAAACTGAAAAAGGTGATCGTGCATTGCTCAATCTTGGACATACTTTCGGACATGCTATTGAAGCTCGTATGGGTTATGGTGTATGGCTACACGGCGAAGCTGTTTCTGTTGGTATGCTTGAGGCGGCTGCTTTGTCGCACATTTTAGGTGATTTGAATGTGGAAGATGTAGCTCGTTTAGAAAAATTACTGGCGAGAGCAAACCTACCTACTATTTCGCCGGATGGTATGGAGCCGTTGGAGTACTTGCCGTATATGTGGCGAGATAAAAAAGTATTAGGTGGGCAATTACGTTTGATTTTACTGAAATCACTTGGTCAAGCTTATGTCTCAGCAAGAGCAACCGAAGAACAAGTGCTGGCATCTATTGAACGTTTCACCCAGCGTTAAAAATTTAAATGAGTCATTCTAAACACCGAGCCTTTTTAAAATGGGCGGGCGGTAAATATCGCCTTATTTCAGATATTCAAACCCATTTGCCGAAAAAGGCTTGTCTAGTTGAGCCTTTTGTCGGTGCGGGTTCGGTGTTTCTGAATACTGACTTTGAACACTATATCCTTGCCGATATTAACCCTGATTTAATTAATCTTTTCAATACGGTAAAAGCAGATGTTGAGCATTATATCGCTCAAACAAAATTGCTTTTTCTACACCCAAAAGCGAATACTGAAACCTTTTATAAAGCACGCCGTGCGGAATTTAATCGTTCAAAAGATATTTTTCGCCGTTCGGTTATTTTTCTCTATTTAAATCGTTTTGGTTATAACGGATTATGTCGTTATAACCAAAAAAAAGGTTATAATGTGCCGTTTGGGCGTTATAAAACCCATTATTTCCCTGAAAATGAGTTGCGGTTTTTTGCAGAAAAAGCTCAAAAAGCGACCTTTGTTTGTGCGGATTTTGAACAGGTATTTGAGCTGGTAAAAAATAGTGCGATAGATTGTGTTATCTATTGCGATCCACCTTATGCTCCATTATTGCAAGAGACTAACTTTACTCAATACGCAGGTGGGGGATTTAGTTTGTTACAGCAAACTCGCTTAGCAAACCTTGCTCAAGAGGTGAAAGAGCAGGGCATTCCTGTATTGATTTCAAATCACGACACTGATTTTACTCGGCTGATTTATCAATCTGCCCAAATCACATCAGTGCAAGTTCAGCGTTCAATCGGGCAGAAAGCGGATTCCCGAATTAAAGTCGGCGAGTTATTTGCGTTATTTTCCTAATCATTTGCAAATTTTTCTAAAAATGTTACCGCTTGTGTTTATTATTTAATCGTTATTTTTTATTTTTATGCCTGTGGAGTATCAAATGGCAAATCAAAGTGAAGAACGTCAATCGTGGTCTAGCAGATTGGCGTATATTATGACTGTTGCAGGAGCAACTGTTGGATTCGGTGCAACGTGGCGTTTTCCCTATTTAGTTGGAGAAAACGGTGGTGGTGCTTATGTATTCCTATTTTGCATTGCAATGATTGTGATCGGCATCCCAATGATTTTAGTTGAAAATGTAATTGGCAGAAGAATGCGAGTGAATGCCGTTGATGCCTTTGGTGGTTCGGCAAATGGTAAAAAAATCTCTCCTGCTTGGAAAATACTAGGCTATATGGGATTACTCGGTGCATTTGGTATTCTAGCTTATTATATGGTGCTCGGTGGTTGGGTACTCAATTATATTGGTAGCCTAATTACGGGCAACCTTGACCTCTCAACGCCTGTTACGGTAGAAACCACTTATCAATTTTTTCAACAAAGCATTTTTAATAGTCCGGCGATTATTATTACTTATACCGCTATTTTTGTGCTGGTAAATTATTTTATTTTAGTGAAGGGAATCGTTGATGGTATTGAGCGTTCAGTTAAATACTTGATGCCGATTCTATTTGTGTTTTTACTGGTAATGGTTATCCGTAACGTAACTTTACCGGGGGCGGTGGAAGGCATTAAATTTTATTTGATGCCTGATTTCTCTAAAATCACGCCAAAACTTTTTGTGTTTGTATTGGGGCAGGTGTTCTTTGCATTAAGTCTAGGGTTTGGTGTGTTAATTACGCTTTCAAGCTATTTAGATAAAAATGAAAACCTCGTTAAAACGGCGACTATTACGGGTGTGATGAATACAATTATTGCGGTTCTTGCCGGTTTTATGATCTTCCCATCATTATTCAGCTTTGGCGTTGCACCAAACTCCGGTCCGACATTAGTCTTCCAGAGTTTGCCGATTGTGTTCTCAAATATGTGGGGCGGTACAATTTTTGCGATTATTTTCTTTGCCTTGTTAGTTGTTGCGGCTTTAACCACTTCATTAACAATTTATGAGGTGATTATTACTGCACTTCAAGAAAAAGCAAACATTAGCCGTAAGAAAGCGATTTTTATTACCTTAGTAACCATTTTTATACTAGGTAATATCCCGTCTGCATTAAGTGATAATGTGCTAAAAAATGTGCAAATTATGGGCAAAAGTATTTTTGATGCCTTCGACTATATCAGCGGAAATATTCTCTTTATTTTAACTGCATTAGGTAGTGCAATTTTTGTCGGCTTTGTATTAA is from Mannheimia varigena and encodes:
- a CDS encoding penicillin-binding protein 1A; this translates as MRIAKIIFSALLSLLILGGVIGGLLYMHIKSDLPDVATLKNVELQQPMQIFTLDGKLIGEVGEERRIPVKLEDVPPMLIKAILATEDARFYEHKGIDPKGIMRALWRTSQGDTQGASTITQQLAKNFFLTPERSIERKAKEAILALEIEQVLTKNEILELYLNKIYLGYRSHGVAAAAKTYFNKALKDLTLSEIAIIAGLPKAPSTMNPLYSVKRAEDRRNVVLGRMLETKDITQQQYEKAKAEPIVANYYGAALEFRADYVTEMVRQEIVKRYGENIAYNKGLKVYATVLSADQKAAQDALRENLIDYDRRRGWRGAEKLWAGNDAWDDEKIIDHLSKLPKSDPFTPAVVMQTDKSKYTLLLANGEPATLKRVNASFAPKGLKVGEQIWVRLNKAKEWTLGQVPEVNSALVSINSENGAIEAIVGGFSFEQSRFNRATQSLVQVGSAIKPFIYAAAMNKGLSLSTTISDGPIVIKKKGQKEWRPKNADGVYGGPTRARVALGKSRNMVAIRVLQMAGIDYTADYLQRFGFNRNQYIATESLALGAASFTPLEMARAYAVFNNGGYLIEPYIIDRIIDAQGYELYQANPVVSCSVCDNPVIYPEPKYFDSVKIHDETQVATAPVTQNSIEEEVVEDIVESEPELQAENSEKNAPSLMAESSHHVKGLRYAPHVISNELAFLMRSALATAVTGEPEYGWRGTSYRMLNTIKRADVGGKTGTTNNSKATWYAGFGADIATVVYVGFDDNKRELGKGASGSVTALPAWVNYMKVALADKPVQKDVVPGNIVEVKIDPNSGFLGNGRKEFFIKGTEPTKRYVVERGYTEKSPTQTVPARLGLPPPGVLQSGELF
- a CDS encoding sodium-dependent transporter codes for the protein MANQSEERQSWSSRLAYIMTVAGATVGFGATWRFPYLVGENGGGAYVFLFCIAMIVIGIPMILVENVIGRRMRVNAVDAFGGSANGKKISPAWKILGYMGLLGAFGILAYYMVLGGWVLNYIGSLITGNLDLSTPVTVETTYQFFQQSIFNSPAIIITYTAIFVLVNYFILVKGIVDGIERSVKYLMPILFVFLLVMVIRNVTLPGAVEGIKFYLMPDFSKITPKLFVFVLGQVFFALSLGFGVLITLSSYLDKNENLVKTATITGVMNTIIAVLAGFMIFPSLFSFGVAPNSGPTLVFQSLPIVFSNMWGGTIFAIIFFALLVVAALTTSLTIYEVIITALQEKANISRKKAIFITLVTIFILGNIPSALSDNVLKNVQIMGKSIFDAFDYISGNILFILTALGSAIFVGFVLKDEAKEELGTGKTLTNIWFNYVRFVIPVIILVIFFNSL
- the aroK gene encoding shikimate kinase AroK, with the protein product MAEKRNIFLIGPMGAGKSTIGRQLAQTLGMEFLDSDSVIEERAGADIDWIFDVEGEAGFRKREERILNELTQNHGIVLSTGGGSILSKDNRNVLSARGIVIYLETTVDKQFERTQRDKKRPLLQTEDPRKVLEELAKIRNPLYEEIADITIHTDEQSAKVVANQIIDMMDNLVA
- the aroB gene encoding 3-dehydroquinate synthase, whose amino-acid sequence is MLQVNVELKERRYPIIIGEGILAQAASYSPLKAGDKVMIVSNPTVAFHYLETVTCTLTKLGCQVDSVLIPDGEEHKNLDSLNLIFTALLDKNHNRDSTLIALGGGVIGDVAGYAAASYQRGIRFIQIPTTLLAQVDSSVGGKTAVNHPLGKNMIGAFYQPVSVIVDTNTLSTLPKREVSAGLAEVIKYGAIFDIAFFEWLESHIDDLVSLKQDELEYCIQRCCQLKADVVARDETEKGDRALLNLGHTFGHAIEARMGYGVWLHGEAVSVGMLEAAALSHILGDLNVEDVARLEKLLARANLPTISPDGMEPLEYLPYMWRDKKVLGGQLRLILLKSLGQAYVSARATEEQVLASIERFTQR
- a CDS encoding competence protein ComA yields the protein MKLLKPPVKKPVSPTVLGLSENEQYYCLVKNQAEKFSTFWQQKSEGLEIAIQKIIAAETVNEPFTLVRTIPYQYIWRKTIFISKKLDEIQLHRQVIQILKNEQPLAIELLNFEYQRLPSSNNNLDKITIYALNKHYAESLNQFNSILDCELHCYIRGIFHLNPQLDNNFPCFSFKQKTVQFTESELLFPLVEPKNCIYLSDILITDTDMQSDESKQLYYLALGASLWNGKALI
- a CDS encoding Dam family site-specific DNA-(adenine-N6)-methyltransferase; the protein is MSHSKHRAFLKWAGGKYRLISDIQTHLPKKACLVEPFVGAGSVFLNTDFEHYILADINPDLINLFNTVKADVEHYIAQTKLLFLHPKANTETFYKARRAEFNRSKDIFRRSVIFLYLNRFGYNGLCRYNQKKGYNVPFGRYKTHYFPENELRFFAEKAQKATFVCADFEQVFELVKNSAIDCVIYCDPPYAPLLQETNFTQYAGGGFSLLQQTRLANLAQEVKEQGIPVLISNHDTDFTRLIYQSAQITSVQVQRSIGQKADSRIKVGELFALFS